The following proteins are co-located in the Procambarus clarkii isolate CNS0578487 chromosome 16, FALCON_Pclarkii_2.0, whole genome shotgun sequence genome:
- the LOC123760215 gene encoding micronuclear linker histone polyprotein-like, whose amino-acid sequence MRTFLIRINGTQSSREKTLRDMIHISPQKTSSHRSNRRRQPTESTGDVRPQKQQETSGHRSNRRRQPTEATGDVRPQKQQETSGHRSNRRRQATEATGDVRPQKQQETSGHRSNRRRQATEATGDVRPQKQQETSAHRSNRRRQATEATGDVSPQNQQETSGHRSNRRRQATEATGDVSPQKQQKTSSHRSNRRRQATEPTGDVSPQKQQETSAHRTNRRRQPTEATGDISPQNQQETSAHRTNRRRQATEATGDVRPQKQQETSAHRTNRRRQATEATGDVRPQKQQETSGHRSNRRRQATEATGDVSPQNQQETSGHRSNRRRQPTESTGDVRPQKQQETSGHRSNRRRQPTESTGDVRPQKQQETSGHRSNRRRQPTEATEDVKPQKQQETSGHRTNRRRQPTEATGDVSPQNQQETSAHRSNRRHQPTEPTGDVSPQNQQETSGHRSNRRRQATEATGDVSPQNKQETSGHRSNRRRQATEATGDVSPQKQQETSGHRSNRRRQATEATGDVRPQKQQETSAHRTNRRRQATEATGDIRPQKQQKTSAHRSNRRRQVTEATGDVRPQKQQETSAHRTNRRHQPTEATGDVSPQNQQETSAHRTNRRRQATEATGDVSPQNQQETSAHRSNRRRQPTEPTGDVRPQKQQETSGHRTNRRRQATEATGDVRPQKQQETLIANVISDIANVISVIANVISVIANVISVIANVISDIANVISVIANVISVIANVISVIANVISVIANVISVIANVISVIANVISDIANVISDIANGQKIGRQLLWLSVTFVFQRREV is encoded by the exons ATGAGAACATTCTTAATAAGAATAAATGGGACACAAAGCTCAAGAGAGAAGACTCTTCGGGACATGATTCACATCAGCCCACAGAAGACGTCAAGCCACAGAAGCAACAGGAGACGTCAGCCCACAGAATCAACAGGAGACGTCAGGCCACAGAAGCAACAGGAGACGTCAGGCCACAGAAGCAACAGGAGACGTCAGCCCACAGAAGCAACAGGAGACGTCAGGCCACAGAAGCAACAGGAGACGTCAGGCCACAGAAGCAACAGGAGACGTCAGGCCACAGAAGCAACAGGAGACGTCAGGCCACAGAAGCAACAGGAGACGTCAGGCCACAGAAGCAACAGGAGACGTCAGGCCACAGAAGCAACAGGAGACGTCAGGCCACAGAAGCAACAGGAGACGTCAGCCCACAGAAGCAACAGAAGACGTCAAGCCACAGAAGCAACAGGAGACGTCAGCCCACAGAATCAACAGGAGACGTCAGGCCACAGAAGCAACAGGAGACGTCAGGCCACAGAAGCAACAGGAGACGTCAGCCCACAGAAGCAACAGAAGACGTCAAGCCACAGAAGCAACAGGAGACGTCAGGCCACAGAACCAACAGGAGACGTCAGCCCACAGAAGCAACAGGAGACGTCAGCCCACAGAACCAACAGGAGACGTCAGCCCACAGAAGCAACAGGAGACATCAGCCCACAGAACCAACAGGAGACGTCAGCCCACAGAACCAACAGGAGACGTCAGGCCACAGAAGCAACAGGAGACGTCAGGCCACAGAAGCAACAGGAGACGTCAGCCCACAGAACAAACAGGAGACGTCAGGCCACAGAAGCAACAGGAGACGTCAGGCCACAGAAGCAACAGGAGACGTCAGGCCACAGAAGCAACAGGAGACGTCAGGCCACAGAAGCAACAGGAGACGTCAGCCCACAGAATCAACAGGAGACGTCAGGCCACAGAAGCAACAGGAGACGTCAGCCCACAGAATCAACAGGAGACGTCAGGCCACAGAAGCAACAGGAGACGTCAGGCCACAGAAGCAACAGGAGACGTCAGCCCACAGAATCAACAGGAGACGTCAGGCCACAGAAGCAACAGGAGACGTCAGGCCACAGAAGCAACAGGAGACGTCAGCCCACAGAAGCAACAGAAGACGTCAAGCCACAGAAGCAACAGGAGACGTCAGGCCACAGAACCAACAGGAGACGTCAGCCCACAGAAGCAACAGGAGACGTCAGCCCACAGAACCAACAGGAGACGTCAGCCCACAGAAGCAACAGGAGACATCAGCCCACAGAACCAACAGGAGACGTTAGCCCACAGAACCAACAGGAGACGTCAGGCCACAGAAGCAACAGGAGACGTCAGGCCACAGAAGCAACAGGAGACGTCAGCCCACAGAACAAACAGGAGACGTCAGGCCACAGAAGCAACAGGAGACGTCAGGCCACAGAAGCAACAGGAGACGTCAGCCCACAGAAGCAACAGGAGACGTCAGGCCACAGAAGCAACAGAAGACGTCAAGCCACAGAAGCAACAGGAGACGTCAGGCCACAGAAGCAACAGGAGACGTCAGCCCACAGAACCAACAGGAGACGTCAGGCCACAGAAGCAACAGGAGACATCAGGCCACAGAAGCAACAGAAGACGTCAGCCCACAGAAGCAACAGGAGACGTCAGGTCACAGAAGCAACAGGAGACGTCAGGCCACAGAAGCAACAGGAGACATCAGCCCACAGAACCAACAGGAGACATCAGCCCACAGAAGCAACAGGAGACGTCAGCCCACAGAATCAACAGGAGACATCAGCCCACAGAACCAATAGGAGACGTCAGGCCACAGAAGCAACAGGAGACGTCAGCCCACAGAACCAACAGGAGACGTCAGCCCACAGAAGCAACAGGAGACGTCAGCCCACAGAACCAACAGGAGACGTCAGGCCACAGAAGCAACAGGAGACGTCAGGCCACAGAACCAACAGAAGACGTCAGGCCACAGAAGCAACAGGAGACGTCAGGCCACAGAAGCAACAGGAGACGC TCATTGCAAATGTTATTTCTGACATTGCAAATGTTATTTCTGTCATTGCAAATGTTATTTCTGTCATTGCAAATGTTATTTCTGTCATTGCAAATGTTATTTCTGACATTGCAAATGTTATTTCTGTCATTGCAAATGTTATTTCTGTCATTGCAAATGTTATTTCTGTCATTGCAAATGTTATTTCTGTCATTGCAAATGTTATTTCTGTCATTGCAAATGTTATTTCTGTCATTGCAAATGTTATTTCTGACATTGCAAATGTTATTTCTGACATTGCAAATGGTCAGAAAATTGGAAGACAGTTACTGTGGCTGTCTGTaacttttgtcttccagcgacgtgaggtttag